From Plasmodium knowlesi strain H genome assembly, chromosome: 6, one genomic window encodes:
- a CDS encoding early transcribed membrane protein, translated as MRIYNAFFLFQLLLVSCCFIPCLSHKPHQPTVGSLHALKSMENKMQMRRSRRKKIILYSIGSILALATVIATGVGIGMYMKKKKKNSLENVQEVESERSGKEKEEPILLMNKSEVEKVEIKGDSEEVTQKTSSPSEGIHTETSMSEKVDAQAIISDRMKNEPTDNKPLNIEETVAEPPSLEIGDAEVEIEPFSTDKDLSSIENVTDKTNDTLTPESKDFSESVFEENLDDNHRPLKLEDALIDTPISDDEQSEFSGKTNEIESGYNAKSGNGDGTTSSSTSNKYSGISSQDKWNKFYETGIEPPIVPVKYEKVGIKDTLQMGSEEIPVKNDDSASNNILDVEEVSTSNKEIFTDKDLSSIENVTDKTNDTLTAESKDFSESVFEENLDDNCRPLKLEDALIDTPISDDEQSEFSGNTNEIDSDYNTKNVNGDGTTSSSSSNKNSGISSQDKWNKFYETGIEPPIVPVKYEKVGIKDTPQMVSEEIPVKNNDSASNNILDVEEVPTSNKEIFMDKDLSSIENVTDKTNDTLTPESKDFSESVLEENLDDNHRPLKLEDALIDTPISDDEQSEFSGKTNEIESGYNAKNVNSDETTSSSSSNKNSGISSQDKWNKFYETGIEPPIVPVKYEKVGIKDTPQMVSEEIPVKNNDSASTNVSDAGEMSTSNKESSPSKKYTSPKNRDSGKISSSTRVYRNPSSGNTGFGLRLYTDASGSNSNKGRTRGPQIKIRKRN; from the coding sequence ATGAGAATATACaacgctttttttcttttccagtTGCTTCTCGTATCGTGCTGTTTCATACCATGTCTGTCCCACAAACCTCACCAACCCACTGTGGGGTCACTGCATGCATTGAAGTCCATGGAGAATAAAAtgcaaatgaggagaagcaggaggaaaaaaattatcctgTATTCCATAGGTTCCATCCTAGCACTAGCAACAGTTATAGCAACTGGGGTAGGCATAGGAATgtatatgaaaaagaaaaaaaaaaactccttgGAAAATGTGCAAGAAGTTGAATCTGAAAGGtcagggaaggaaaaagaagagccCATTTTGCTGATGAACAAATCCGAGGTTGAGAAGGTTGAGATCAAGGGGGATAGCGAAGAAGTTACTCAAAAGACAAGCAGCCCAAGCGAAGGTATCCACACGGAAACCTCCATGAGCGAAAAGGTGGACGCCCAGGCAATCATAAGCGATAGGATGAAAAACGAACCAACTGACAACAAACCGCTTAACATCGAGGAGACAGTAGCAGAACCCCCCAGCCTCGAGATCGGCGATGCAGAAGTAGAAATAGAACCGTTCTCTACGGATAAGGACCTTTCGAGTATTGAGAATGTAACTGATAAAACGAATGATACACTAACTCCAGAATCAAAGGATTTCTCTGAATCtgtatttgaagaaaatttggaTGACAATCATCGTCCTCTGAAATTGGAGGATGCTTTGATAGATACTCCAATTAGTGACGATGAGCAATCTGAATTTTCTGGAAAAACTAATGAGATTGAGTCGGGTTATAAtgcaaaaagtggaaatggTGACGGAACAACAAGTTCTTCCACTAGCAATAAGTATTCTGGAATTTCTTCACAAGATAAATGGAACAAATTTTATGAAACAGGCATAGAACCCCCCATTGTCCCAGTGAAATACGAAAAGGTTGGAATTAAGGATACCCTTCAAATGGGATCTGAGGAAATACCAGTGAAGAATGATGATTCTGCATCTAACAATATTTTGGATGTAGAGGAAGTGTCTACATCTAATAAAGAGATCTTTACGGATAAGGATCTTTCGAGCATTGAGAATGTAACTGATAAAACGAATGATACACTAACTGCAGAATCAAAAGACTTCTCTGAATCtgtatttgaagaaaatttggaTGACAATTGTCGTCCTCTTAAATTGGAGGATGCTTTGATAGATACTCCAATTAGCGACGATGAGCAATCGGAATTTTCTGGAAATACTAATGAGATTGATTCGGATtataatacaaaaaatgtaaatggtGACGGAACAACAAGTTCTTCGAGCAGCAATAAGAATTCTGGAATTTCTTCACAAGATAAATGGAACAAATTTTATGAAACAGGCATAGAACCCCCCATTGTCCCAGTGAAATACGAAAAGGTTGGAATTAAGGATACCCCTCAAATGGTATCTGAGGAAATACCAGTGAAGAATAATGATTCTGCATCTAACAATATTTTGGATGTAGAGGAAGTGCCTACATCTAATAAAGAGATCTTTATGGATAAGGATCTTTCGAGCATTGAGAATGTAACTGATAAAACGAATGATACACTAACTCCAGAATCAAAAGACTTCTCCGAATCTGtattagaagaaaatttggaTGACAATCATCGTCCTCTGAAATTGGAGGATGCTTTGATAGATACTCCAATTAGCGACGATGAGCAATCTGAATTTTCTGGAAAAACTAATGAGATTGAGTCGGGTTataatgcaaaaaatgtaaatagtGACGAAACAACAAGTTCTTCGAGCAGCAATAAGAATTCTGGAATTTCTTCACAGGATAAATGGAACAAATTTTATGAAACAGGCATAGAACCCCCCATTGTCCCAGTGAAATACGAAAAGGTTGGAATTAAGGATACCCCTCAAATGGTATCTGAGGAAATACCAGTGAAGAATAATGATTCTGCATCTACCAATGTTTCGGATGCAGGGGAAATGTCTACATCTAATAAAGAGTCTTCCCCCAGTAAGAAGTACACTTCCCCTAAAAATAGGGATTCTGGCAAAATCTCCAGCTCCACCCGAGTTTACAGAAATCCTTCGAGCGGTAACACCGGATTTGGCTTACGTCTATATACAGATGCCTCGGGTTCGAATAGTAATAAGGGACGAACACGTGGCCCCCAAATTAAGATTAGAAAGCGCAACTAA
- a CDS encoding WD repeat-containing protein 70, putative, giving the protein MMENDAGKNLNGRSGELNNQSDDVVGDDEYPEEFSESDEFNEFSGGSDKRSDEGSDDGKDDDDNNDDDNNDDDSDNGRAKVRFAKMKEEVLHVHKKNISGLKTVRKGSSLILTGNDNCIRIYEFQSMNREEKSYSKIISLAEGSIIPSVDATSNLILVANGNKSYVYDRTGKIVKNTIRGDMYITDVNKTKGHTRSVNCCRFHPCNESIFVSGSLDSTVRIWHLEKNNCYGIDKELVHHQCLKVVNEKNMMQNNVLCCQFVRDGNSIILGCENGQIEVRNKISNDYMYSPKPRQHIPREISHSDSVVDILTCRKQDHFFFTRSLDNSIKYWDRRNLQRCVKTIECVPTIFKNSNMSFCGSDERYLVVGTQERKEVVMDKVANERAVGDQGVTDSYGKNYAPHEMKRKGGDLYDNNYVKVYQGDEDMEQFLNEVASSNKTEKFIKGALRIYDSYGEVFNLVHERPYEGAGIICTHFNDHINQLFLGTTDGNCIVYYDDSDGDQHRHGEQPIGGAPMGRKKKGGVLEYLYKGVKRKQENASFYTNSEHIYNLDNLPKEIKITDTGNVLIRKDMMNKKVKMNPKLSSFTANAYEKKRQVGMYSKYIVDDKPSDKNSSSIQTNKGMEYEEEDIVQNLRKREQSKQGEDYFMNVYKYTQPRAIIDYSSGEEQEYSELLKKPKCPQCGVKNCVCGFMRSGRKRAQ; this is encoded by the coding sequence ATGATGGAGAACGACGCGGGTAAAAACCTAAACGGAAGGTCAGGCGAGTTGAACAACCAAAGCGATGACGTTGTTGGGGATGACGAATACCCAGAGGAATTTTCCGAGTCTGACGAATTCAATGAATTTTCAGGAGGGAGCGATAAAAGAAGCGATGAAGGAAGCGACGATGgtaaggatgatgatgacaacaatgatgatgacaacAATGATGATGACTCCGATAATGGAAGAGCAAAAGTGCGATTTgccaaaatgaaggaagaagttctgcATGTacacaagaaaaatataagcgGACTGAAGACAGTACGAAAGGGAAGTAGCCTCATACTGACCGGCAACGATAACTGCATCCGCATATATGAATTTCAGAGTATGaacagggaggaaaaaagctACTCCAAAATTATTAGCCTAGCAGAAGGGTCCATCATCCCATCAGTAGATGCGACTAGTAACCTAATTCTGGTAGCGAATGGAAATAAATCATATGTGTATGACAGGACAGGAAAAATAGTGAAGAATACCATCAGGGGAGATATGTACATTACCGATGTTAATAAAACGAAGGGACACACCAGAAGTGTTAACTGTTGTCGCTTTCATCCATGTAATGAAAGCATCTTCGTAAGTGGAAGTTTAGATAGCACCGTTAGAATTTGGCACTTGGAGAAAAACAATTGTTACGGGATTGATAAAGAATTAGTTCATCATCAATGTTTAAAAGTGGTAAATGAAAAGAACATGATGCAAAATAATGTTCTCTGTTGTCAATTTGTTCGCGATGGGAATTCCATCATCTTGGGGTGTGAAAACGGACAGATAGAAgtgagaaataaaatatccaATGATTATATGTATAGCCCAAAACCTAGGCAACACATTCCTAGGGAAATTTCCCATTCTGATTCCGTTGTGGATATTTTGACATGTAGAAAACaggatcactttttttttaccaggAGCTTAGATAACAGCATTAAGTATTGGGATAGGAGGAACCTCCAAAGGTGCGTTAAAACCATTGAATGTGTTCCGACAATTTTTAAGAACAGCAACATGTCCTTCTGTGGGAGTGATGAGCGATACCTCGTGGTAGGTACacaagaaaggaaagaagttgTAATGGATAAGGTGGCAAATGAGCGTGCCGTAGGAGACCAAGGGGTTACTGATtcttatggaaaaaattacgcaccccatgaaatgaaaagaaagggaggTGACTTATATGACAACAACTATGTGAAGGTTTACCAGGGGGATGAAGACATGGAGCAGTTCCTAAACGAAGTGGCTTCTTCGAACAAAACGGAAAAGTTCATAAAAGGTGCACTAAGGATTTACGACTCGTATGGAGAGGTTTTCAATTTGGTGCATGAGAGGCCATACGAAGGGGCTGGAATCATATGTACGCATTTTAATGACCATATAAATCAGCTCTTTTTGGGCACTACGGATGGGAACTGTATCGTATATTATGATGACAGTGATGGCGACCAACACAGACATGGTGAACAGCCCATCGGCGGGGCACCcatgggaaggaagaaaaaaggaggagttcTTGAATACCTATACAAAGGcgtaaaaaggaaacaagAAAATGCCTCCTTTTACACGAACTCTGAACACATATATAACCTGGATAATTTGccaaaggaaataaaaataactgACACTGGAAATGTCCTTATAAGGAAGGACATGATGAATAAGAAGGTTAAAATGAACCCCAAACTCAGCTCCTTCACGGCAAATGCATATGAGAAGAAGAGGCAAGTAGGCATGTACTCAAAATATATTGTAGATGATAAACCTAGTGACAAGAACTCGTCCAGCATCCAAACCAACAAGGGGATGGAgtatgaagaggaagacatTGTCCAAAATTTGCGAAAAAGAGAGCAGAGCAAACAAGGGGAGGATTATTTTATGAATGTCTACAAATATACGCAGCCACGTGCCATAATTGACTATTCCTCTGGAGAGGAACAAGAGTATTCGGAGCTTCTGAAGAAACCCAAGTGCCCCCAGTGTGGGGTTAAAAACTGCGTCTGCGGGTTTATGCGCTCAGGCAGGAAGCGCGCGCAATGA
- a CDS encoding haloacid dehalogenase-like hydrolase, putative, whose amino-acid sequence MLDIVDHAGKNVNRENLKDEIKILFTDIDGTLLNSDNKLSPLNMQTLIKAKEKGIKIVFATGRPIFSVQGVIGEELKKNDLKLFPGIYLNGCITYAENGEKIIDHIINDELKMDIHNFTKKKKFDQYCIWYTEDKTFCFSINEEIRNYMNVESVSPEIINEETFKTLKVYKVLMCLNEQNISSILQSCKDLFGHKINVANTFMYYIELFHQKTNKFEGVKKICESYNINLNNALAIGDGENDMEMLEGVPTSVAPSNASDKVKRCAKYIGPSNNDGVVSHSLQTFCGVHP is encoded by the coding sequence ATGCTGGACATAGTGGACCAtgcgggaaaaaatgtaaatcgCGAAAACTTGAAGGACGAAATAAAAATCCTCTTCACAGACATAGATGGAACATTGCTTAACAGTGACAATAAATTATCCCCACTGAACATGCAAACATTAATAAAGGCCaaggagaagggaataaaaattgTGTTTGCCACTGGGAGACCTATATTCTCTGTACAAGGGGTCATAGgggaagaattaaaaaaaaacgatttaAAGCTATTCCCAGGAATATACCTAAATGGATGTATAACGTATGctgaaaatggagaaaaaataattgaccACATTATTAATGATGAGCTAAAAATGGACATACataattttacgaaaaaaaaaaaattcgatcAGTACTGTATTTGGTACACGGAAGACAAAACTTTCTGTTTCAgcataaatgaagaaatcaGGAACTACATGAATGTAGAAAGTGTCTCTCCTGAAATAATTAATGAAGAAACTTTTAAAACGTTGAAGGTGTATAAAGTACTTATGTGTTTAAATGAGCAAAACATTTCCTCCATTCTTCAATCCTGCAAGGATTTATTTGGGCACAAAATTAACGTAGcaaatacatttatgtattaTATTGAATTATTTCACCAGAAGACTAACAAGTTTGAGggggtgaagaaaatttgCGAAAGCTACAACATCAATTTGAATAACGCCTTGGCCATTGGGGATGGTGAGAACGACATGGAAATGCTCGAGGGAGTGCCCACTTCTGTTGCGCCCAGTAATGCCTCCGATAAGGTTAAGAGATGTGCTAAGTATATTGGCCCATCCAACAACGATGGCGTGGTTAGTCACTCTCTCCAGACATTTTGCGGGGTCCACCCGTAA
- a CDS encoding S-adenosylmethionine decarboxylase/ornithine decarboxylase, putative, with protein sequence MNVFEGIEKRIIIKLRKECFEKKKISSLLDISRELWEEKLKHIGCSIVSEIEEDANAPIEERCRVYLLSESSLFIYKDMVFIKTCGKTKVLFFIPFLVDILMLKLMNQYALKTDGMYDENFLSKNDLNNVVEFIGENFEYAFFTHMNYQNKTKDGYYEQEYPHKSVEDEKIFFQFFFKNFQFANTPLPHGRNHYIFFAQVSDVMSGAANGSANGAVPFSPSTHKFCSEMHLFGINKYNERAKFHELYLNEDSLSIFQPKGETQKVYEENEKTEICCSENSYDYAECSSKSTTNTSAHVKGTMTPFPNAEDMGYYGHSRKEAFPNFHSKIIDMSDKNLNEGLNDDTISYRNEESPHGGSSRIACASEGANLHILSSTLSENKFMQKQVAQESSVANMQGELHTLDGRTQRDVKVEQKGENDSGNNPYLKEYYMPNESIVKDKEVGRRDGNGGFVFTTSSQCSSNGSNVIHLKNACSSLNSFSVLDNCIRVGGTELSSVVSSPRSTQHMKPMENPKSQVCVKEIDTNLYECSSVQGNKEKFLYNEFYFTPCGYSCNVSQKNNYFCVHYSPEDLVSYVSVELASDLRNDSFIKFMANQLSFYGAKVFYLVNYHYNVEGNGNGNHPGGMFSKSEATLLQRNLSNNIVLNNEQYYAILCMKELTVGFLKMQYFVYELKSVKDVKGINLHLPIGKKESENNFAVTPLPNHVVNDMYTYSYLFCKQNQVMVVDMGTELENSNGGVEPSTPYRNSDTSSCRNLSEDSLILNQGGTTKYGDQLKEMKIPLISTGVLESTSSNADGGKESTSPTNRIETTQTNEEECPEKKHQDDMINYYRKNKIEMFTLNRILNDDIDTSVVCINLEKILVQYIRFKKNLPSVTPFYSVKSNNDDIVLKFLYGLNCNFDCASVGEVKKLTTLLPDIARERIIFANTIKSINSLIYAKNENINLCTFDNIEELKKIRKYHPKCSLLLRINVDFKNYKSYMSSKYGANEHEWENILAFGKEHNLNIIGVSFHVGSNTKNLFDYCQAIKLSRDVFNISKKMGYNFEILNLGGGYPEELEYDSAKKNEEKKYCTLNEAELKKDIQSFLNEKCVMKTKYNFYNFEKIALAINMSIEHYFKDIKSTLRIICEPGRYMVASSSTLAVKVIGKRHPTFQGIRLRDMKGLDPLHFAKRGAQSTGGDSAKANVDETNMGEGVTTGGYDNHVNSNQGGKTDQKEGANGVVTQMEKKENAENANNAEDLLHLSHSNLSENLKCSSNSKLGNITNIKKKVVSINDNRYNYYSYYVSDSIYGCFSGIIFDEYNRSPVFVIRNQGDNSTTSEELATSPLYLANIFGQSCDGLDMITSITYLPECYINDWIIYEYAGAYTFVSSSNFNGFRSCQKVYIFPQNSFSFLK encoded by the coding sequence atgaacgtCTTTGAAGGAATCGAAAAGAGAATTATAATCAAGctgaggaaggaatgttttgaaaagaagaaaatttcctccCTGTTAGACATCTCCAGAGAATTATGGGAGGAAAAGCTAAAGCATATCGGATGCAGCATCGTTtcagaaatagaagaagatGCCAACGCACCAATAGAAGAAAGGTGCAGAGTTTATCTGCTCTCAGAAAGTTCTCTGTTTATCTACAAAGATATGGTGTTCATAAAAACATGTGGAAAAACCAAGGTAttgtttttcattccttttctggTGGATATATTAATGCTCAAATTAATGAATCAATATGCTTTGAAGACAGATGGAATGTACGacgaaaattttctttccaaaAATGACCTGAACAACGTTGTAGAATTCATTGGGGAGAACTTCGAATACGCATTCTTCACACATATGAATTACCAGAACAAGACGAAGGATGGTTACTACGAACAGGAGTATCCACACAAGTCTGTTGAGGATgagaaaatattcttccaGTTTTTCTTCAAGAATTTTCAATTTGCCAACACACCCCTACCGCATGGGAGAAATCACTACATCTTCTTTGCGCAGGTCAGTGATGTGATGAGCGGTGCAGCTAATGGATCCGCGAACGGGGCGGTCCCTTTCTCCCCTAGCACTCACAAGTTCTGCTCCGAAATGCATCTATTTGGAATTAACAAGTACAATGAGAGGGCCAAGTTTCACGAACTGTACTTGAACGAAGACTCCCTAAGCATATTTCAACCGAAGGGAGAGACACAGAAGGTTTACgaagagaatgaaaaaaCGGAAATATGCTGTAGCGAGAATTCATATGATTACGCTGAGTGCTCCTCAAAAAGCACTACGAATACTAGTGCCCACGTCAAGGGCACCATGACTCCATTTCCAAATGCAGAGGATATGGGCTACTACGGTCATTCCCGCAAAGAAGCGTTTCCCAACTTCCACTCGAAAATTATCGACATGAGTGATAAGAACTTGAATGAAGGGCTCAATGATGACACCATATCCTACAGGAATGAAGAATCCCCACATGGAGGTAGCTCGAGAATTGCCTGCGCCAGCGAAGGTGCGAATCTACACATTCTGTCTTCCACATTGAGCGAGAACAAATTCATGCAAAAGCAAGTCGCACAGGAAAGTTCAGTCGCAAACATGCAAGGCGAATTACATACTTTGGATGGAAGAACACAAAGAGATGTTAAAGTTGAACAAAAGGGAGAGAACGACAGCGGCAACAACCCATATCTAAAGGAATATTACATGCCAAATGAATCCATTGTGAAGGATAAAGAAGTAGGAAGAAGAGACGGAAACGGAGGCTTTGTTTTCACCACATCATCACAGTGTAGCTCCAATGGCAGTAATGTAATTCACTTAAAGAACGCCTGCTCCAGTTTGAACAGTTTCAGTGTCTTGGATAACTGCATTAGGGTTGGAGGAACAGAATTATCCTCCGTTGTGTCTTCACCTAGAAGTACCCAACATATGAAACCGATGGAGAACCCCAAATCACAGGTCTGCGTAAAAGAAATAGATACGAATTTGTACGAATGTTCCAGTGTACAAGGTAATAAGGAGAAATTCCTTTATAACGAATTCTACTTCACGCCATGTGGCTATTCGTGCAACGTGTCACAGAAGAACAATTATTTTTGTGTTCACTACTCGCCGGAGGATTTGGTGTCGTACGTCTCGGTAGAACTTGCAAGTGACTTGCGAAACGACAGCTTTATCAAGTTTATGGCGAATCAGCTGAGTTTTTACGGAGCAAAGGTTTTTTACCTCGTGAATTATCATTACAATGTTGAAGGAAATGGCAATGGAAATCATCCGGGAGGAATGTTCTCCAAGTCAGAGGCAACACTTCTGCAGAGAAATCTCTCTAACAACATTGTATTGAACAACGAGCAATATTATGCTATCCTCTGCATGAAGGAACTTACCGTGGGTTTCCTCAAAATGCAATATTTCGTGTACGAGTTGAAAAGTGTGAAGGATGTTAAAGGAATCAATCTTCATCTGCCGattggaaagaaggaaagtgaaAACAATTTTGCTGTGACGCCTCTACCGAACCATGTAGTGAATGATATGTACACGTATAGCTACCTATTCTGCAAGCAAAACCAAGTGATGGTGGTTGATATGGGTACAGAATTGGAGAATAGCAATGGAGGAGTGGAACCGAGCACCCCCTACAGAAACAGTGACACCAGCTCCTGTAGAAACTTGTCAGAAGATTCTCTAATTTTGAATCAAGGGGGCACAACCAAGTATGGCGACCAattgaaggaaatgaaaattcCACTTATCTCCACAGGCGTTTTGGAAAGTACGTCAAGCAATGCAGACGGTGGAAAGGAGAGCACATCCCCTACCAACAGAATAGAAACAACTCAAacgaatgaagaagaatgtCCAGAGAAGAAACACCAAGATGATATGATAAACTACTAtcgaaaaaacaaaatcgaAATGTTCACGTTGAATAGAATTCTAAATGATGATATAGATACATCAGTTGTATGTataaatttagaaaaaattttggtCCAGTACATCCGTTTTAAAAAGAATCTACCAAGTGTAACTCCTTTCTATTCTGTTAAAAGTAATAATGATGACATAGTGCTTAAATTCTTATATGGGTTGAACTGCAATTTTGACTGTGCCTCTGTTGGAGAAGTTAAGAAATTGACTACGTTACTTCCGGATATCGCCAGAGAAAGAATAATTTTTGCCAACACCATAAAAAGTATCAACTCCCTGATCTATGcaaagaatgaaaatataaacctCTGTACCTTTGATAACATAGAAGAATTGAAGAAGATTCGCAAATATCATCCGAAATGTTCTCTCCTACTGCGTATCAATGTGGATTTCAAGAATTACAAATCCTATATGTCTTCGAAATACGGAGCGAATGAACACGAGTGGGAAAATATACTTGCCTTTGGAAAGGAGCATAACTTAAATATCATCGGGGTTTCCTTTCACGTTGGTAGCAACACCAAGAACCTCTTCGACTACTGTCAAGCCATTAAATTGTCCAGGGACGTTTTTAACattagcaaaaaaatgggatacaattttgaaattcTAAACCTAGGGGGGGGATATCCAGAAGAATTAGAATACGAcagtgcgaaaaaaaatgaagaaaaaaaatattgcacGTTGAATGAAGCCGAATTAAAGAAAGATATACAGAGCTTCCTTAATGAAAAGTGCGTGATGAAAACCAAGTATAACTTTTACAACTTTGAGAAAATAGCACTTGCCATTAATATGTCAATTGAACACTATTTTAAAGATATAAAGTCGACGCTGCGAATTATTTGTGAACCTGGAAGATATATGGTTGCTTCATCTAGCACTCTGGCTGTTAAGGTTATTGGAAAAAGGCACCCCACGTTCCAGGGGATTAGGCTCAGAGACATGAAGGGCTTGGATCCGCTTCATTTTGCCAAGAGGGGCGCGCAATCCACGGGGGGGGATAGCGCAAAAGCAAACGTCGACGAAACCAACATGGGTGAAGGGGTTACCACTGGGGGGTATGACAACCATGTGAACAGCAACCAAGGGGGAAAGACCGACCAAAAGGAGGGGGCAAACGGAGTTGTCACccaaatggagaagaaggaaaatgctgaaaatgcaaataaCGCGGAAGATCTACTGCATCTGAGCCACAGCAACCTGAGCGAAAACCTAAAGTGCAGCAGCAATTCCAAATTAGGAAATATAACaaacataaagaaaaaggtggtgAGCATTAATGACAACCGATACAACTACTACTCCTACTACGTGAGCGACAGTATATACGGATGCTTCAGTGGAATCATATTTGATGAGTACAATAGATCTCCAGTATTTGTAATTCGAAACCAAGGAGATAACAGTACGACATCTGAAGAATTGGCAACTTCACCTCTATATTTGGCAAATATCTTTGGACAATCTTGTGATGGATTAGACATGATCACGTCAATTACGTACCTACCAGAATGCTACATTAATGATTGGATCATTTATGAATATGCTGGAGCGTACACGTTTGTTAGCTCGTCCAATTTTAATGGTTTTAGATCATGCCAAAAGGTGTACATTTTCCCCCAaaactccttttcctttctcaaGTGA